A portion of the Oncorhynchus gorbuscha isolate QuinsamMale2020 ecotype Even-year linkage group LG07, OgorEven_v1.0, whole genome shotgun sequence genome contains these proteins:
- the LOC124039220 gene encoding ATP-sensitive inward rectifier potassium channel 12-like translates to MSVGRINRYSIVSSEEEALRLTNMHSSSGGGMNGFGNGKIHTRHKVRNRFVKKNGQCNVQFANMEDKSSRYMADLFTTCVDIRWRYMLVLFTLVFVLSWLAFGLAFWVIALLHGDLDNPAGDDNFTPCVLQVNGFVAAFLFSIETQSTIGYGYRCVTEECPVAVFMVVFQSIISCIIDCFMIGAIMAKMARPKKRARTLLFSHNAVISLRDSKLCLMWRVGNLRKSHIVEAHVRAQLIKPRITDEGEYIPLDQVDINVGFDKGLDRIFLVSPITIIHEINEDSPLYGIRKNDLDTADFEIVVILEGMVEATAMTTQARSSYLATEVLWGYRFEPVLFEEKNLYKVDYSHFHKTYEVPSTPCCSAKDMVENKFLVPTSNSFCYENELAFLSRDEDEEEEVVGMGMGMGSGSFRALANLNSPGRNNRHEFERLQTTRGLDQRSYRRESEI, encoded by the coding sequence ATGAGCGTTGGGCGGATCAACCGTTACAGCATCGTGTCGTCCGAGGAGGAGGCACTGCGCCTCACCAATATGCACAGCAGCAGCGGTGGCGGCATGAACGGCTTCGGCAACGGCAAGATCCACACACGCCATAAGGTCCGCAACCGCTTTGTCAAGAAGAATGGCCAGTGCAACGTGCAGTTCGCCAACATGGAGGACAAGTCATCTCGCTACATGGCCGACCTTTTCACCACGTGCGTGGACATCCGTTGGCGCTACATGCTGGTGCTGTTCACACTGGTGTTCGTGCTGTCCTGGCTGGCCTTTGGCCTGGCCTTCTGGGTTATAGCATTGCTCCACGGCGACCTGGACAACCCGGCCGGAGACGACAACTTCACACCTTGCGTCCTGCAGGTCAACGGCTTCGTGGCCGCCTTCCTGTTCTCCATCGAGACCCAGTCAACCATCGGCTACGGCTACCGCTGTGTGACAGAGGAGTGTCCGGTCGCCGTGTTCATGGTGGTCTTCCAGTCCATCATTAGCTGCATCATCGACTGCTTCATGATCGGCGCCATCATGGCCAAGATGGCAAGGCCCAAGAAACGTGCGCGGACACTACTGTTCAGCCACAACGCAGTGATCTCTTTGCGCGACAGCAAGCTGTGCCTCATGTGGAGGGTGGGGAACCTAAGGAAGAGTCACATCGTAGAGGCCCATGTCAGAGCTCAGCTCATCAAACCCCGGATCACTGACGAAGGGGAGTATATCCCCCTGGACCAAGTAGACATCAATGTGGGCTTTGACAAAGGCCTGGACAGGATTTTCTTGGTTTCTCCCATTACGATTATCCATGAGATCAATGAGGATAGTCCACTCTATGGGATCAGGAAAAATGACCTGGATACGGCGGATTTTGAGATTGTGGTCATACTGGAAGGGATGGTCGAGGCAACCGCCATGACCACGCAGGCCCGCAGCTCCTACCTGGCTACGGAGGTACTGTGGGGTTACCGGTTCGAGCCAGTGCTCTTTGAGGAGAAGAACCTGTACAAGGTGGATTACTCTCACTTTCACAAGACCTACGAGGTACCGTCCACCCCGTGCTGCAGTGCCAAGGACATGGTGGAGAACAAGTTCCTGGTGCCCACCTCCAACTCCTTCTGTTACGAGAACGAGCTGGCCTTTCTCAGCcgggatgaggatgaggaagaggaggtggtgggCATGGGCATGGGCATGGGCAGTGGTTCGTTCAGAGCGTTGGCCAACCTGAACAGTCCGGGGCGGAACAATCGACACGAGTTTGAGCGGCTACAGACCACCAGGGGACTGGACCAAAGGTCGTACCGCAGGGAGTCGGAGATATGA